The following coding sequences lie in one Mycobacterium gordonae genomic window:
- a CDS encoding DUF3097 domain-containing protein codes for MVDRYGTDVLAGGGRRKPRSVEHPVELGMVVEDAQTGYVGAVVRVEYGRVDLEDRHGKTRGFPLGPGYLLDGQPVILTPPRRSAPPAPARTASGSVAVRGARARVARAGRIYVEGRHDAELIAQVWGDDLKIEGVVVEHLGGVDDLVGIVSEFRPGPGCRLGVLVDHLVPGSKESRIAEAVRRGPGGEDTLVVGHPYVDIWQAVKPQRLGLQSWPTVPRHIEWKHGICRVLGWPHANQADIAAAWRRIRSQVRDWNDLEPALIGRVEELIDFVTQPCD; via the coding sequence GTGGTTGATCGCTATGGAACAGATGTCCTGGCCGGCGGTGGGCGGCGCAAGCCTCGTTCGGTAGAGCACCCGGTAGAGCTGGGTATGGTCGTCGAGGACGCGCAGACCGGGTACGTCGGCGCGGTGGTCCGCGTCGAATACGGCCGCGTCGACCTCGAAGACCGGCACGGCAAGACCCGGGGATTTCCGCTGGGCCCCGGCTATCTGCTCGACGGTCAACCGGTGATTCTGACTCCACCGCGTCGATCGGCGCCCCCGGCCCCGGCCCGTACAGCGTCCGGATCGGTCGCGGTGCGGGGCGCTCGGGCCCGGGTCGCCCGCGCCGGGCGGATCTATGTGGAGGGCCGCCACGATGCGGAGCTGATCGCCCAGGTCTGGGGCGATGACCTGAAGATCGAGGGTGTCGTGGTCGAGCATCTCGGCGGGGTCGACGACCTGGTGGGCATCGTCAGCGAGTTCCGGCCCGGCCCGGGATGCCGGCTCGGCGTGCTGGTCGACCACCTGGTGCCCGGGTCCAAAGAGTCGCGCATCGCCGAGGCGGTGCGCAGAGGTCCCGGGGGAGAGGACACCCTGGTCGTCGGGCATCCCTACGTGGACATCTGGCAGGCCGTCAAGCCGCAGCGGCTCGGCCTGCAGTCCTGGCCGACCGTGCCGCGGCACATCGAGTGGAAGCACGGCATCTGCCGGGTGCTGGGCTGGCCGCACGCCAACCAGGCCGACATCGCCGCAGCGTGGCGGCGCATCAGGTCGCAGGTCCGCGACTGGAACGACCTGGAACCGGCGCTGATCGGCAGGGTGGAGGAGCTGATCGATTTCGTGACGCAACCATGTGACTGA